The Mastacembelus armatus chromosome 4, fMasArm1.2, whole genome shotgun sequence genome segment AGAAGTGGTATTTTTAAAGCCTCCAATGTTGAGTTACTGCTGTCGAAGGTGAAGAACCATCAAGGTAAATATCAGCAATTTAATGTAATATTCAGTGTCACACTGACAAACATACGGATCAGGTCAGTTTCAACACAAACCATCTGAATTATTATTGAGGCGatgaaaaatactgtataacatAACGTGACAATTATCGGACTTTGAAAGGGAACATGAAATAAAAGGGAACAGcaattttttccatttcaaaaccAAATTGTAAAACAAGATAATAAGCTGCAAGTGAAATTCAACATTACTGTCTTTTCTGGATTCAAGTATCACAAATTCATTTAATGTCTCATAAGCAGGGAAATATCAGTATAACGTACAATACAGACAACAATCTGTGAGCACAGGCAGAGAGTGAAAGGCCACTGTGGtcaatactgtattttgtacCAATTTACATTTggtagaaagagaaaacaatggCAAACATGAAATATGCTGATAAATATCAAGAGAGTATAAACTGAAAACTGTATTGGTGATGCACAAATGTCTGTGGTCCATAATTCAAATAGCAACATGATCAGTTAGAGGATTGGCTCTGTGTCGTTCCAACTGATAACTGCATCTTTCCacctgaaaaaaagaacaaaaaacagaacTAACGCAGGAACATTAGGATTCTCTGATCCTTTACAACCTAAAGTTGTTTGTACATGTGGTACCTTGTTCGGATACAGTGCTCCAGTGGAGGAATGAGATCCGTGTCCACATCCTGACATCTCGTGGCAAACTTGCCGACGGCTACAACACAaacaattaattattattaataataattaagaaGTTTTGAAATAGTAGTGAAATAGATGAACTTTAAATAGATGAGTACTCACTGGgattataaaacacaaacataaattaaaataagaaaggACGAGCACTGACACTGTGAGACAGGTGATGCTACATACAGACAGTGAGGCGGATCTCCTCCTGTTGATTGGCCAGTCCGTCGTAATAGTACAGGTCAAACTCCAGGTCTGTGTCCATACTGGTCAACAGCTCCCTCTGCAGGCCGAACAGCACACTGAAATGGCTTTCACTGCACACCACCCAGATGGGGTAACGCGGAGTCTTCAGGTAAGATCCTACCTTCGGGTTAAACAGAACACGAGACAGCAAAGTTTGTCGTTTGCCATGTCAGGTCAGATGTTTCCTACTCTGATGTTGTATCACTCAAAGTGTCATTAAACCATAGGTTTGCTCATGTCATAAGAAAGAGCCACAGGCCTTTTCCACAGCAGACATCAGAATAATGTTGGCGACTCTGGTCTTATATGTGACCCAGGCATGACGGttgttgctgtgctgtgtttctggcAGCACAGATGTGTCCACGATTACAGTAAACACATCTCAGTCACTTGAATCTAAGTGGAATCTGGACTGTCAGTAGCCAGAGGTCCAGCCAGCAGTGTCTCTCACCTTACAGATGTTATAGTGTTCAAACAAGGACAGCAGGCCAATGTCACAGTGGCCTTTGATTCCCTTGAGCAGAGTCATGTTGGCGTTGCCCGAGTCTAACTCCATGTCATCGTCAAAGACATTAGAGACCGCTCGGCCGCAGAGGAACAGGTTGACCAGCTCCTGGTCAGTAGAGACAAAAAGGTCATGTTAGAACCAGAATGGGTTTTATGAATACAGTAGTAGGAGGAAGTAGTATtgctcacagtctgagagtcatCAACATGCAGGAGTGGCCCACTGCccactatccctgccctacccactgaTGATTACTTGGAtcaagtgtgttcagccaatcaaacGTTGTAAGATACCAATTCACTCTGTCTTCCCCAACTCCACCTTCACCTGAGACGGTattttccagcttcagactgaCTAGGCTCCCATgttcagcagtgggtagggccCAGCCGAGAGCTGCCCAGCCCTGCTCTACGGGCTTAAAGAGCATTGATGTCATTTAGTTACACCTACCCAACACAATGTCATCCAAAGGAATACACGTGCCTTTACTGTTCCTAACAACATGTGATTCTGATGACAGAAACAACACCCATACCTGAGTGCAGTAGCCGTGGGCTCCAACCAGGGTGGTGGTGGGCACGTCCATATCCTCTCTTactcttaatttaaaaaagagaagGCGGATTTAAGTGTGTTGTTTCTTCATACTAGAACAATTTTTAATGCCCATTTGTTTTGGTatttgcttttacttttcaactGATCTGGAGAGAACAGCAGATATGGTGAGCAGGACGCATCCTAACGCCCCAGTCTCAAACTGTGAGGAACAAAGAGAAAACCAAAGTGTGGACGATGTTTTGTCtgacaggaaaataaaactCAGCAAGTTGAGAATGAATTTCTCACCTGTTCAATATGCTGCTCAACGAGCGACTGCAGGTCCTTGATGCTATCTACTGTGAAACATGTTATCTAAAACAATAATAAGGTGTAGTGATAAACAGAACGCACaataccataataataataaaatattgctGCAGCTACACTGTCTATTATTCTGTCACTGAATTAATCCCAAATAACTACAATTCAGATTCTACCCAATGTGCAAAGGTGTTTTTGAATATCCCAAAATAGCTACTGATCTCCCATGATAACACTTTAGACTCGTTGttgtactgctgaaaaatatctgtgatacagacagaaaatatttcagatgTTCTGATCTACGTGCTGCTTCATTCAGCTGATTTCCATCCGTGTCACTATATGAACTGCGTCACCTGTCAATACCTTTTCAAACACTCCTTCAGATTTGTAGTGTCCTGCTGGGGTGAAATGATTTCTTCCTGAATTCCTGTTTAACAacaagaagaaaatcaaaacacagataTAATAAAGCACATAGTTTGAATCTCAGCACCACCTGAGACAACAAATGAATGGGTCTGcctggtggaggtggaggtatAGATAAGGATGATATGAGTCCAGGCAAACCAAGTCAAACCTTTAACCCTTCACAGTTAAACATCGAGGCTGAGACTGTTTGTTGGTGAATATTTGGACGTTGAGGATGAAGGGAACAAAAGTATAATCTCACATACACTGCGAGCGTAGCCTGTTTCTCCTCGCCAGCCCTCCACAGGATTTCAGCCGTGGCTAAAACAAGACATTTTCTTCTGCAAGTGCTGGATGGTCTTAATCTCCTGAGAACAAAGTAAGATCTGAAAGCAGGCTGGTCtgggataataataatacttttagaACCAAAATGCAGAGGTCAACACTTAATAGTAGCTGCAGCCCTTGATGTGATTTAATGGCTGTAAAAGGCATTTGGGGAATTAGAAGAGGGCACAGGGAGGTGAACGTTAAGGGGGAAACTGAAGTGAAGGGTAAACGTACTGGAGGCCTCCAACTTTCTCAAACAGCAGATTCTTTAGAACAAACGCCTGGATGGACGCCAGAACACCACAAGGACCACCCTAGAACACAGATGGACAAATATGAACTTTACATGTTACGTCGTCTGTAATACAGATTCAATAATCACAGGCAAATGCATTTCCAACACTCTTGTAATTCAGCAGGATGGCAAAGTTGAAGGTACCTTTTTCTGCACTATTCCATATCTGAGGTCGTGTGTTTCTGAGAATGTGAAACCCTGATTCCTCCACTCAACACTAAAACAATTTAGGCTGGAACCAAGAAGAAGTGTCTTCAGTTCctagaggaaaaacagagaacgCACAGAAAATCACCAGCAGAAACGACACCCAGCTTTTCTAACGAAACAATGAGGTGAATCACCAACCGCGGCCCTGTGCTGGTCCATGGGCCGGCCTCTGCAGCTGGGCTCTGCCACGGTTCTCTCAAAGGACACTTTGGAGAGATCTCGCAgatcgtcatcatcatcaacatcatctGGAAACGAATCGAACCATCTCTCAGCAACACGATGGGAGATGCCCTTGAGTTCTAGCAGCACATTTAACACACTTACCTAAAACCATTTCAGACAGGCCAGACGCAGCAGGACACGTCTCTGCTCTGGGGAAAAGGACCAAAGGACACAGACACTTAGACCCTGAGACCAGTGGCACGAAGAGCATGAAGCTGTTTAAGTGGAGTCAAATCTATTTACTCTGGACAGTTTGGTCCCACTTTTCCAAAGCTGTTTTCACGCTGCACTCTGCTCCTCCACCCCCGACTCCCCCCTGTGCAGTCGATCTGAGCTATGTCTCTTTTTGGATGTGGGTCCGTCAGGGGGGGTCCTTcccttgtgttttcttcttttgtgagCAGCTGAGGACCTTCCACTCTCTgactctgtctctttctgtttgagtcctaaaaggaaaaacaggaaagaataaaaatatgatgaacatgggaaaaataaatatcaggGCCAGTTCAGCACCTGAGGCGTAGGCCTGCTGGCTATGGGTCCAGTCATCATGCCACGTCTCATTTGATTAGTTCTGGTCCTGTGGGTGTTTTCAGTCCGGGGGGTCTTTATTTCGGGCTCTCTTCTGATTGAGCCCTCACTGTCCTGGAGATCGGCAACCAGCGACTGTCCTTCCGGGGCGTCTGAGCCGTGGGCCCACAGAGCCGCTTGCCTGGCGGGCAGTCTGCCCGCCTTGGGCAGCAATGAGATGTTTGAGGGTTCTGAAGGGCAGCGTTCGTCCAAGCCCGACCTGTGAGGGCAAGAAACACCACGTCAGCATGAGCCAGTTTTCAAACAGTCCAAACAAAGAAACTGTGCCACACCTCAGGTCGGAGCCGCCCCCAGTCTTTGCTGCTAATTCTGTGACTGCAGGATCATCGGACCGAGGAGGCCCACTTCCATCGCTGCTGGTCTTGTCTCTCCCAGAGCCCTCGACGTGATGCTTTACAATAATCTCCAGGAGCGTCTTCAGAGGGGAGCCCTGGACCTGAGACGACAAAGCTACAGTCCGTGTGCTCTGATATTACCTGCCGACTCAGCGGCCCCACACTCACCTTGTTGTTTTTATAGAGAGCCTCCATGTTGAGAATCTGCCTCAGGTGAGACCTGTTGTTGATACTGGCCGCAGTGCGTGGATGCTCCTCGTCCATGCAGGCCATGGTCCTCTTCAGGCCCTGCACGTCAGAACAGCACAGGCTGACACAAGCTCTTTAGCCACCGGGCCCCGGTACCGGCGTTAGCCCGCTTACCTTCCGGCTGAGATATTCCCGCACAAGGGACGAGGACACGTCTTCTACCGAGACCACCATGATGGGGACCTGGATCCGTCGGTCGGCGGCTCCCTGGTCAGAGAAACATAGCGAGGAGGGGGAGTGCGCAGATCCGAACCAGGATCAGGGACCGTGGTCGTCTCAGAGTCCAGGGTCTCCAGGCTCAGGACTGGATCCGGATCTTGGAGGAAGTGAAGCCTGTGTCCAGTCGTTTCCATGGCGATGGGACTCGCCCCGCCCCCGCTGCGCGTACGGTCAGTGGATGAGGTAGTCCAATATGGCGGCAGACTGTTTACCGTGGATTTAGACACGTGGACCTGGCGGAAATGACGTGTGTATCCCGAGTCCCGTATTTTATCGTTCCGGCCCGCTACGATCAGGGAGGCCCCAAAGTTCTGTCCTGGGTATTTATTATCAGGGTTAATTCTGACTTTTAGAATTAatgttaaaatctttttttctttaaggtGTCACAGGCCAGAAAGGTTGGGACCCACTATatgattttgaaaaataataatagtttagATAGTTTAATTTTCTGTGATGaacattcagattttaaaataaactttccCACCACTGCCAAAGGATAAAACTCACTGTCCCAGAGGATGATCCGTGTGGGACTTTCAGTGACGGTGACTCCAAAGAGAATAAATtggctttaaaaatgaaagttaaaGAAGTTAAATGTTTAATCAAGCAGGCAGCAGGTAGTGATCAATCAAGTCTTCCCAGtgtaacaataaaatacatcacaaaaagtcatttttgttcattttattaaaacattttcatttataagaCAAATATTGAAACTAACCTACAATATCAAACCATAAATGGTTAACTACTGTCCAACACAACTGAATTATGACAGCTTCATCACGAGTATCACATTCACCTcgaaaagaagagaaggagattGGTGCATGAACAATCAACACATTGAAATCGTTGTGATGTTACGATCAAAGACCTTGAGTTTCATTGAAATCAGGATTTAAACATGAGTTCAGATTGTTTTGTTCCTGCAATATGTGGCTGCCGTTACAATGTGATATCATTGCAAACAAACCCTTGAGTGAAAACTAACAAGTTACCCCGTCGATATAACACCAGGCAAGTATCACGATACCTTTTActaaaaagggaaagagaacagaaaactaGAATACTCAAACAAACATGTGGGATGTTTCACTGATTTACACtgatctttttctttaaaattagTGCACGGGGATGTTTTACAGTTCACATTTCAATGCTTCAAGCATCACATCTGCCAGGCATGGACCATAAAGTGTGATATTTACAATACAGAAGTGTGATACTTTAAAATAGCTGGTATCACAAATATCCTTAGGGCCTCGCAGTGAAGATAGTTTGAAGTTTTGTGCAACCTGTGGCATGGGAACAAaaaccatgtttgtttttggcacAAGTTTAACAGGGGAGTGCAGCTTTACAATTTAGCAATATGTAAACAACATCTTGcatattttaatgttgtgtATCCCTCCCTTAGGAATGCCAAGCATACTGCTGTTTTCTTCCCCCTGCTGTCTGACCATAACAAACCGTGAGGGATGAAGTTTTTACAAAAGCAGTGAGCAACAGGAAAGTTTCCAGAACGTGGAAGGGCATCAGTAGTCATaagctgcaagaaagaaacagaagagcAATTATCCACACCTGCCATTCAGTGTGAGCtcatgaggaagaggagcatGCGGTCCACTTCACAGAGAGAAATCCAGATGGGGGGTATCATGCAATTACACCAAGGTGGTCTTACTCTCTATAGTGAGGATGCAGGTACTAGCTGCTGTGCCTCTGCTGTTCACAGCCTTGCACATGTACTCTCCCTCGTCCTCTGGAAAGGTCTCTGGCAGGTAAAGGCAGTACGTCTCTCCTCGCTCTATATACTGATAATCCTCACAGTCCTGGAGCACCTCTCCCTCAAACCACCAGGTCACCTCCGGCTTCGGCTCCCCGGTGATCTTAACAGTGAACCGAACTGGCTCAGAGTCCACCACTGACTGATTCTTAAGGGGCTTTTTAAACCACGGAGCGCCTGACCTGGCATggtcctcctcatcttcatagGCTGCAGAGCCATTGATGATGCTACTCTCCTCCTCCCCATCATCCTCCTTCTTCTGCAAACAGATGACAACATGAATCACAAGTGTTTACCGGGCTCAACGCAACCTTAAAGACTTTCTTAGCTGTCGTGCAATAAGAATACATGTCTGCTTGCAAGCTTTACTTTTTGGAGGGCAGCATCAATCTCTTGCTGCTCAAACTGCATTCTCTGCAGCTTCTGCTCCTctatcctcctcctctcctcctcttcccggGCTTTGGCCATTTGTTCAAATCGAGCACGCATATCCACCTTCTGTTTGAATGGTGACTCCTCGGCCCTCGCGGGAGTCAACGCTCTTTCCTCATCCTCCTGAAGAACACAGTAGTTATAATAGTCATAGTAGTAATTCTCTGTGATATTAAAAATGGAattaaaacaagacattttctgtctttgaaaAAGATTTTGCTTGTGACATCTTGAATTACTGATGTTTTGTAGGAAATTCAACATCCATGTATGACGTGTGGGCATGCTTACGTCCTGGAACCTCTCCGCTTCTCTTTCTTTAATTTCATCGTCAATGGCCTTCCTCCTCGCCCGCTCCATCTCAATCTTTTTCTGAATTTCCTCCTCAGTCAGCTCCTTGATCTTCTCAAACTTGGACTTGAGGTTTTTGGCCTGGATGGAGCCAGTCCTCTTGAGCTTAGTCAGCTCTTCATATTCTTTGCTTACAACATCCGAGCTTTCATTTATCTCTTCCTGTGAAATACAAGCCAGTTGAACTGTTAGTACTTTGTATGTTTATGATGCTGTTAAACATTTCAAAGTAAGACCAGGACTGCTGACTCTGGCCTAATTGGCTGAGAGACCTGTGTTGATGGACATTGATCTGTGTTCTAGACTCACCTCGCCCATTTCTTGTCTGAGTTGTTCAAATTCCTGCTTCTCCTGCTCCAGTTTCTTTTTGCGTTCCTCCGCCTTACGTCTCCTCTcagcttcctctttttctttcagcagcTCTTCAAAGTTGATTTCCAGTTTTCTAGGGTGCAGTGCTTCCTGAGACTCACTCCTAACCATCCCGTCGTCCTCATCTAGAGCCTACACGCACAAGGCAGACATTACAATTAGGGAATTAACTAACCAGGATTATGTTCATGTTGTATTATCATGTTAGTCACTACTGGGTTCAGTTAATAATACAGTGAAATCATTTAAGTCAAACTACTTACCCAATATTAAATAATCCCATCAAAAGCAGAAGCCATTCttagcatttaaaaataacacgCATCCCTAAACAAACCACATCTTCATCTGGAGCCCTCCATAAATACATCTGTCTTTGTAACTGACTGGAAATAACATACATCTGAAATTGAAGGTGTCTTACTGTTTCATCTCCATATTCGGCCTTTTCCTGATCCAAGCCAGGGCTCTTGAAGAAATAATTTGGAGAAATAAAAGGCAATGCAGGTGCACCATTTGAGCCCATATGAATGATGTAATGCAAGATCAAAAAATGATTCATCTGCATCCAATTAGAATCGGTATATAGATGGCATTTAGATAAAGTTGGTCTGAAACCTTCCGAACAAATGTTACGGTAAAGTTAAACCTTTTACTAAATCAAGCTGAGCAGCTCTGCAGGAGCAAATTAAgtcacagcacaaacagcagcaagtCACTTCTAAAATGTTAGTGCTCAGACAAATGCATGTACGCTGTACAGTGTTTGGGGACTGACTCAGGTAGACTTACCATGCTCTTGCGGGCCTCAGCAAAGagcctcttctcctcctccagcctcttcttggcctcctcctcagccttcctctgttcctcctctctcctgtggCGTTCCAGCTCCTCAAAACTGGCACATATTTTTCCAGGCTCACTGCCCTCCAGGTTCAACAAGGCCATCAGCACCTCATCATCCTCGTCGACTAGCTGCGTGGAAACACAGTAAGGTAAGCTTTCAGTGCCGCAGACGAGAGCTGGCTGGTGCGGTCGGCGATTGTATGTTTTATGAAACTTATTTGTagaataaacatttttccattAGTGCAGCTACTTTAAAGACACAGATATTAGTCACTGCTCCTCTTCATCCAGCACAGAGCCATCTGTTAAAATGCCACCGTAGAATCTGTGTGTATGAAGCTGATTGAGCTTATTGAGCTTTTGTGCTGTTGGCTGTTAGAATATGTTACCATGCACAGACGCActatattttaa includes the following:
- the mindy4 gene encoding probable ubiquitin carboxyl-terminal hydrolase MINDY-4 isoform X2: MVVSVEDVSSSLVREYLSRKGLKRTMACMDEEHPRTAASINNRSHLRQILNMEALYKNNKVQGSPLKTLLEIIVKHHVEGSGRDKTSSDGSGPPRSDDPAVTELAAKTGGGSDLRSGLDERCPSEPSNISLLPKAGRLPARQAALWAHGSDAPEGQSLVADLQDSEGSIRREPEIKTPRTENTHRTRTNQMRRGMMTGPIASRPTPQDSNRKRQSQRVEGPQLLTKEENTREGPPLTDPHPKRDIAQIDCTGGSRGWRSRVQRENSFGKVGPNCPEAETCPAASGLSEMVLDDVDDDDDLRDLSKVSFERTVAEPSCRGRPMDQHRAAELKTLLLGSSLNCFSVEWRNQGFTFSETHDLRYGIVQKKGGPCGVLASIQAFVLKNLLFEKVGGLQRLRPSSTCRRKCLVLATAEILWRAGEEKQATLAVNSGRNHFTPAGHYKSEGVFEKITCFTVDSIKDLQSLVEQHIEQFETGALGCVLLTISAVLSRSVEKVREDMDVPTTTLVGAHGYCTQELVNLFLCGRAVSNVFDDDMELDSGNANMTLLKGIKGHCDIGLLSLFEHYNICKDLT
- the mindy4 gene encoding probable ubiquitin carboxyl-terminal hydrolase MINDY-4 isoform X1; protein product: MVVSVEDVSSSLVREYLSRKGLKRTMACMDEEHPRTAASINNRSHLRQILNMEALYKNNKVQGSPLKTLLEIIVKHHVEGSGRDKTSSDGSGPPRSDDPAVTELAAKTGGGSDLRSGLDERCPSEPSNISLLPKAGRLPARQAALWAHGSDAPEGQSLVADLQDSEGSIRREPEIKTPRTENTHRTRTNQMRRGMMTGPIASRPTPQDSNRKRQSQRVEGPQLLTKEENTREGPPLTDPHPKRDIAQIDCTGGSRGWRSRVQRENSFGKVGPNCPEAETCPAASGLSEMVLDDVDDDDDLRDLSKVSFERTVAEPSCRGRPMDQHRAAELKTLLLGSSLNCFSVEWRNQGFTFSETHDLRYGIVQKKGGPCGVLASIQAFVLKNLLFEKVGGLQRLRPSSTCRRKCLVLATAEILWRAGEEKQATLAVNSGRNHFTPAGHYKSEGVFEKITCFTVDSIKDLQSLVEQHIEQFETGALGCVLLTISAVLSRSVEKVREDMDVPTTTLVGAHGYCTQELVNLFLCGRAVSNVFDDDMELDSGNANMTLLKGIKGHCDIGLLSLFEHYNICKVGSYLKTPRYPIWVVCSESHFSVLFGLQRELLTSMDTDLEFDLYYYDGLANQQEEIRLTVSVGKFATRCQDVDTDLIPPLEHCIRTRWKDAVISWNDTEPIL